A DNA window from Campylobacter lari contains the following coding sequences:
- a CDS encoding endonuclease III domain-containing protein — MSGYEIFKALVNANIDYKDFEWLENNTLSEFEILISVVLTQNTNWKNVLKALTNLKQANIAKIEDLSKLNTQDLAFLIKPSGFYNTKAKYIKNFTQKYFQYFNSFELFKEEVDREWLLDIKGFGQESADGILNYICKKEVLVVDAYSAKIANYLGYECQSYDELADFLKKDITKNQQELCVLLKKECKLYELYQIFHALIVSFCKTHFQGKKLSEDGVLILDPLKF, encoded by the coding sequence ATGAGTGGATATGAAATTTTTAAAGCTTTAGTTAATGCAAATATTGATTATAAAGATTTTGAATGGCTAGAAAATAATACTTTAAGTGAGTTTGAAATTTTAATTTCTGTAGTTTTAACTCAAAATACAAACTGGAAAAATGTATTGAAAGCTTTGACAAATTTAAAACAAGCAAATATTGCTAAGATAGAAGATTTATCAAAGTTAAACACTCAAGATTTAGCGTTTTTAATAAAGCCAAGTGGATTTTATAATACTAAGGCAAAATATATTAAAAATTTTACTCAAAAATATTTTCAATACTTTAATTCTTTTGAGCTTTTTAAAGAAGAAGTTGATAGAGAATGGCTTTTGGATATTAAGGGTTTTGGTCAAGAAAGTGCTGATGGAATTTTAAATTATATATGCAAAAAAGAAGTTTTAGTAGTTGATGCTTATAGTGCAAAAATAGCTAATTATTTAGGCTATGAGTGTCAAAGTTATGATGAGTTGGCAGATTTTTTAAAAAAAGACATAACTAAAAATCAACAAGAATTGTGTGTTTTATTAAAAAAAGAATGTAAATTATATGAGCTTTATCAAATTTTTCATGCTTTAATTGTTTCTTTTTGTAAAACACACTTTCAAGGTAAAAAACTTTCAGAGGATGGTGTACTTATTCTAGATCCTTTAAAATTTTAA
- a CDS encoding DEAD/DEAH box helicase, producing MQAKLYEYLLSNKTELIICENDKEADELAQVCLFLKLKTFILPDFRAEFGSDLRSFSKELFEICKVLNAYHKENENKILISPIKTILQKLPGKKHLKNIILKRNSLLALEKFKEEILHSGYEFVDIVQDKGEISIRGDIIDIFAINEEQPFRILLFSDEIESIRYFDIHTQKSIPTELSNIEICPFLSAFSQEQYENLQEKIQNFQSQSIINDVNSLGFWCVDDFCDYLDLNFVSIKKFDVNDFEEDISKINQNILSEPRFYKDLVSSYNYDFFTFHKDKKITILAKNEALFKALNLEEFSNIKLKISQERINLSTQDELIISLNKKEKNKRVRKASLVIDELRVGDFVVHEDYGVAKFLGLEIIAIAGAKKEFVALGYLNNDKLLLPVENLYMIDKYIGASGGVPLLDKLGKGSFLKIKERLKEKLFAIASNIVSLAAARALIKAKELKISQELQDEFINKAGFFYTKDQSQVCQEITQDLKSMQVMDRLLSGDVGFGKTEVAMNAIFTCVKSGYTALFFVPTTLLSAQHFKTLKRRFDSFDIEVFKLDRFTSAKEKKQVLAFLKENKPCVVVGTHSLLGVECENLGLVVIDEEHKFGVKQKEKLKELSKNSHILSMSATPIPRSLNQALSSLKSYSVLQTPPEDRLDVRTFVRESNDALIKEAISRELRRAGQIFYIHNHIASIDGCKKYLLDLFPNLKILILHSKIDAKTTEEEMIKFENKEYDLLLCTSIVESGIDLANANTIIVENSDRFGMADLHQLRGRVGRSAKQGYCYFLIEDKEKITKNSLKRLMSLESNSYLGSGSVLAYHDLEIRGGGNLLGVDQSGHIEQIGYSLYLKMLEDEINKLSKKEEIKEKKIDLKLNINAFLNSEYISEDRLRLELYRRLSKCMSANEVYEIESEMNDRFGRPDIFTKQFLDLIIIKILASKHYKLVSNYEQNICFVKDDESKEVIKAKSKDDDDVIEAILMHLRKSEKA from the coding sequence ATGCAAGCTAAATTATATGAATATTTATTAAGTAATAAAACTGAGTTAATAATTTGTGAGAATGATAAAGAAGCAGATGAATTAGCTCAAGTTTGCTTATTTTTAAAATTAAAAACTTTTATTTTACCTGATTTTAGAGCAGAATTTGGTAGCGATTTACGCTCTTTTTCTAAAGAACTTTTTGAAATTTGTAAAGTATTAAATGCTTATCATAAAGAAAATGAAAATAAAATTTTAATATCTCCTATAAAAACAATTTTGCAAAAGTTACCAGGTAAAAAGCATCTAAAAAACATTATTCTTAAAAGAAATTCACTTCTTGCTTTAGAGAAATTTAAAGAAGAAATTTTACATAGTGGATATGAGTTTGTAGATATAGTTCAAGATAAGGGTGAAATTTCAATACGCGGGGATATTATAGATATTTTTGCGATTAATGAAGAACAACCTTTTAGAATTTTACTTTTTTCAGATGAGATAGAAAGTATAAGATATTTTGATATACATACACAAAAATCAATCCCTACTGAACTCTCCAATATAGAAATTTGTCCTTTTTTGAGTGCTTTTAGTCAAGAGCAATATGAAAATTTACAAGAAAAAATTCAAAATTTCCAAAGTCAAAGCATTATAAATGATGTTAATTCTTTAGGTTTTTGGTGTGTTGATGATTTTTGTGATTATTTAGATTTAAATTTTGTAAGCATAAAAAAATTTGATGTAAATGATTTTGAAGAAGATATTAGCAAAATCAATCAAAATATTTTATCTGAACCAAGATTTTATAAAGATTTGGTAAGTTCTTATAATTATGATTTTTTCACTTTTCACAAAGATAAAAAAATTACTATTTTGGCAAAAAATGAAGCTTTGTTTAAAGCTTTAAATTTAGAAGAATTTTCAAATATTAAATTAAAAATATCCCAAGAAAGAATTAATTTAAGTACTCAAGATGAGCTTATCATATCTTTAAATAAAAAAGAAAAAAACAAAAGAGTTAGAAAAGCAAGTTTGGTAATAGATGAGCTTAGAGTTGGCGATTTTGTTGTGCATGAAGATTATGGTGTAGCTAAATTTTTAGGTCTTGAGATTATTGCAATAGCGGGAGCAAAAAAAGAATTTGTCGCTCTTGGGTATTTAAATAACGATAAGCTTTTATTGCCTGTTGAAAATTTATATATGATTGATAAATATATCGGTGCAAGTGGTGGCGTGCCTTTACTTGATAAGCTTGGAAAAGGAAGTTTTTTAAAAATCAAGGAAAGATTAAAAGAAAAATTATTTGCCATTGCTTCAAATATAGTTTCTTTAGCAGCGGCTAGAGCTTTGATAAAAGCAAAAGAATTAAAAATTTCTCAAGAATTACAAGATGAATTTATCAATAAGGCAGGATTTTTTTACACTAAAGATCAAAGTCAAGTTTGTCAAGAAATCACTCAAGATTTAAAAAGTATGCAGGTGATGGATAGGCTTTTAAGTGGCGATGTGGGTTTTGGTAAAACAGAAGTTGCTATGAACGCTATATTTACTTGTGTAAAAAGTGGTTATACGGCTTTATTTTTTGTGCCAACTACTTTGCTTTCAGCCCAGCATTTTAAAACCTTAAAACGAAGATTTGATTCTTTTGATATAGAGGTTTTTAAGCTAGATCGTTTTACTAGTGCTAAAGAAAAAAAACAAGTTTTAGCATTTTTAAAAGAAAATAAGCCTTGTGTAGTGGTTGGAACGCATTCTCTTTTAGGGGTTGAGTGTGAAAATTTGGGTTTAGTCGTGATAGATGAGGAGCATAAATTTGGTGTAAAACAAAAAGAAAAACTCAAGGAACTAAGTAAAAATTCACATATTCTATCTATGTCGGCAACGCCTATACCAAGAAGTTTAAATCAAGCTCTTAGCTCTTTAAAGTCATATAGTGTTTTACAAACTCCACCTGAGGATCGTTTGGATGTGCGTACATTTGTTAGAGAAAGTAATGACGCTTTGATTAAAGAAGCTATTTCAAGAGAATTAAGAAGAGCAGGACAGATTTTTTATATACACAATCATATAGCAAGTATTGATGGGTGTAAAAAATATCTTTTAGATTTGTTTCCAAATCTAAAAATTTTAATCTTGCATTCTAAAATTGATGCAAAAACTACTGAAGAAGAAATGATTAAATTTGAAAATAAAGAATATGACTTATTGCTTTGTACTTCTATAGTTGAAAGTGGTATTGATTTAGCAAATGCAAATACTATTATAGTAGAAAATTCAGATCGCTTTGGTATGGCTGATTTGCACCAACTTAGAGGAAGAGTAGGGCGTAGTGCTAAGCAAGGATATTGTTATTTTTTGATTGAAGATAAGGAAAAAATCACAAAAAATTCTTTAAAAAGACTTATGAGTTTAGAGAGCAATTCTTATTTAGGCTCAGGAAGCGTGCTTGCTTACCATGATTTAGAAATTCGTGGGGGTGGAAATTTATTAGGTGTGGATCAAAGTGGACATATAGAACAAATTGGTTATAGTTTGTATCTTAAAATGTTAGAAGATGAAATTAATAAGCTAAGTAAAAAAGAAGAAATTAAAGAGAAAAAAATAGATCTAAAGCTTAATATCAATGCTTTTTTAAATAGTGAGTATATTAGTGAAGATCGTTTGAGATTAGAACTTTACAGAAGACTTAGTAAGTGTATGAGTGCTAATGAAGTTTATGAGATAGAAAGTGAGATGAATGATCGTTTTGGAAGGCCTGATATCTTCACAAAGCAGTTTTTGGATTTAATTATCATAAAAATTTTAGCTAGCAAACATTATAAATTAGTGAGCAATTATGAACAAAATATTTGTTTTGTAAAAGATGATGAGAGCAAAGAAGTCATTAAAGCAAAAAGTAAAGACGATGATGATGTAATTGAGGCTATTTTGATGCATTTAAGAAAGAGTGAAAAAGCATGA
- a CDS encoding bactofilin family protein: protein MAIFNKGSIAAVSETTVISNGAKIEGKFYFDSMLHLDGEITGVINSSNVIVVGKSGVLKGQVKASKIVINGVFEGEMQVDSLEILSGGVLNGNIIVKQLSIENGGKFNGSSKIIEKEEELATIDVSIENSENAS, encoded by the coding sequence ATGGCAATCTTTAATAAAGGCTCTATTGCTGCAGTATCCGAAACTACAGTCATTTCAAACGGAGCAAAAATAGAAGGAAAATTTTATTTTGATTCTATGCTTCATTTAGATGGAGAAATCACAGGAGTAATTAATTCTTCTAATGTGATAGTGGTAGGTAAAAGTGGTGTTTTAAAAGGACAAGTTAAGGCAAGTAAGATAGTAATCAATGGAGTTTTTGAGGGAGAAATGCAAGTTGATTCTTTAGAAATTTTATCCGGCGGTGTACTTAATGGTAATATCATAGTTAAACAATTAAGTATTGAAAATGGTGGGAAATTTAACGGAAGTAGTAAAATAATTGAAAAAGAAGAAGAGCTTGCAACTATTGATGTGAGTATAGAAAATTCAGAAAATGCAAGCTAA
- a CDS encoding M23 family metallopeptidase: protein MMKDKFTLTITDVNGSRHFLLSQIIKKVIIYFTTFVFVVIVLGALYINYLADKRSELLKEQEILSSKNTKLFSQNESMQKSLEEKTALYDELQTQLADIEDNLGLKQDESLDIPERLEKVKLTNDQAYLFLTQIPNGHVIEDNGVTGNFGWRHHPILNKKEFHPGIDLRAALKTPIYAPANGVVEYAAYSNNGYGYSVILIHNFGFKTVYAHMTRQDVVKAGQFVKKGDLLGYTGNTGLSTGPHLHYEVRFINKLLDPKIFIDLNRKNYEQIFEKERRVPWQSLIKALLLQYPKLQSFQTEQK from the coding sequence ATAATGAAAGATAAATTTACGCTAACTATTACAGATGTAAATGGTTCTAGACATTTTTTATTAAGTCAGATTATAAAAAAAGTAATAATTTATTTTACTACTTTTGTTTTTGTTGTTATAGTTTTAGGTGCTTTATATATTAATTATCTAGCAGATAAGCGTTCAGAGCTTTTAAAAGAACAAGAAATATTATCTTCAAAGAATACTAAATTGTTTTCTCAAAATGAGAGTATGCAAAAAAGTTTAGAGGAAAAAACAGCCTTATATGATGAACTCCAAACCCAACTTGCAGATATTGAGGATAATTTAGGCTTAAAGCAAGATGAAAGTTTAGATATACCAGAAAGATTAGAAAAAGTCAAACTTACTAATGATCAAGCTTATTTATTTTTAACACAAATTCCAAATGGTCATGTGATAGAAGATAATGGAGTCACAGGTAATTTCGGATGGCGTCATCATCCTATATTAAATAAAAAAGAATTTCATCCAGGTATTGATTTAAGAGCAGCTTTAAAAACTCCTATTTATGCGCCTGCAAATGGAGTGGTTGAATACGCTGCATATAGCAATAATGGTTATGGTTACTCAGTGATTTTGATCCATAATTTTGGTTTTAAAACGGTTTATGCGCATATGACGCGTCAGGATGTTGTCAAAGCAGGGCAATTTGTAAAAAAAGGTGATTTGTTGGGTTATACAGGAAATACAGGTCTTTCTACGGGGCCGCATCTGCATTATGAGGTTAGATTTATTAATAAACTTTTAGATCCTAAGATTTTTATAGATTTAAACCGAAAAAACTATGAACAAATTTTTGAAAAAGAAAGGAGAGTGCCATGGCAATCTTTAATAAAGGCTCTATTGCTGCAGTATCCGAAACTACAGTCATTTCAAACGGAGCAAAAATAG
- a CDS encoding Mur ligase family protein has translation MKFQQTLSQKTMYVQKISRFFMFSMYEKYKKFIPKTKNIQIIGTNGKGSTGRFLALLLLEQGYKVGHYTSPHIFEFNERFWLNGKIASNELLEKAHEKLESVFLEDVKKLSYFEYATFLAFFIFKDCDYVILEAGVGGEYDATSVFEIDFSIFTKIGFDHQDLLGKNLEEIARTKLKAMSAKALINHKQEAKVLNLAQKIANLKQASLSISLLEKNNFIYPYVQEYIQKHNFATFLKDNLFLALEAFSKICAKNEKELIQSIKNLPKLDLKGRCEQISQNIFIDVGHNEMAALALVEIFKEKKVHLVYNCFLDKDSYKLLKVLKPIIKIVEIYDYESKDRPLAGSVLLENLEKLDIVYQKFEQIKKDELYLVFGSFVLVEKFLRGYNER, from the coding sequence ATGAAATTTCAACAAACACTTTCACAAAAAACTATGTATGTGCAAAAAATTAGTAGATTTTTTATGTTTAGCATGTATGAGAAGTATAAAAAATTTATTCCAAAAACTAAAAATATCCAAATTATTGGCACTAATGGTAAAGGAAGTACGGGTAGATTTTTAGCGCTTTTACTTTTAGAGCAAGGATATAAAGTAGGTCATTATACAAGTCCACATATTTTTGAATTTAATGAAAGATTTTGGTTAAATGGTAAAATTGCAAGCAATGAACTTTTAGAAAAAGCGCATGAAAAACTAGAAAGTGTTTTTTTGGAAGATGTAAAAAAACTTAGTTATTTTGAATACGCTACTTTTTTAGCTTTTTTTATTTTTAAAGATTGTGATTATGTGATTTTAGAAGCCGGAGTAGGTGGGGAGTATGATGCGACAAGTGTTTTTGAAATAGATTTTAGTATTTTTACTAAAATAGGATTTGATCATCAAGATTTATTAGGTAAAAATTTAGAAGAAATAGCAAGAACAAAATTAAAAGCCATGAGTGCTAAAGCTTTAATTAATCATAAGCAAGAAGCAAAAGTATTAAATTTGGCTCAAAAAATAGCAAATTTAAAACAAGCTAGTTTAAGTATCAGTTTGCTAGAAAAAAATAATTTTATTTATCCTTATGTGCAAGAATATATTCAAAAGCACAATTTTGCAACTTTTTTAAAAGATAATCTTTTTTTAGCTTTAGAAGCTTTTTCTAAAATTTGTGCTAAAAATGAAAAAGAATTGATTCAAAGTATCAAAAATCTACCAAAACTTGATTTAAAAGGAAGGTGCGAGCAAATAAGTCAAAATATTTTTATTGATGTAGGACATAATGAAATGGCGGCTTTAGCTTTAGTTGAAATTTTCAAGGAAAAAAAAGTTCATTTAGTTTATAATTGCTTTTTAGATAAAGATTCTTATAAACTTTTAAAGGTCTTAAAACCTATAATAAAAATAGTTGAAATTTATGATTATGAAAGTAAAGATAGACCTTTGGCGGGTTCTGTTTTGCTAGAAAATTTAGAAAAATTAGATATTGTTTATCAAAAATTTGAACAAATAAAAAAGGATGAGTTATATTTAGTTTTTGGTTCTTTTGTATTGGTAGAAAAATTTTTAAGAGGCTATAATGAAAGATAA